From a region of the Chiloscyllium punctatum isolate Juve2018m chromosome 1, sChiPun1.3, whole genome shotgun sequence genome:
- the cdc25b gene encoding M-phase inducer phosphatase 2: MSGVTSPPRQPCRSSSSGRSPGRQQQQQQQLAPLPLEKGRSCKALFSSEPPVLSPVTNLALNMVNLSGLGSNCDTPKRRPSGAVLLKTLSSDSDAGLCMDSPSPMDEKAINETFEKAILESGKVNTKKIPIRRINSLPMRLLGSSPALKSSQCNSLDSEVFHEGSGTPSTEENKENEGFEFKKPVHPVSRNRLCTFSSGSRQDQRPNSAPALMFSPSISDVSTDVSSPILLRKSSLTSSIDDEDDGFLELLDEDIENDADVPSGMASLLTAPLVARKEISPETLDEAPHKWSYADNVKSPNLAPEMRSILKRVDRPKDEETPVKNKRRRSLAGITEETSAEKVKQHSLLRSKSFCDAEIEKVLQIDDCRRMIGDFTKPYILPTVEGRHQELQYITAEMVIQLVNGEFDEFVEQFLLFDCRYPYEYEGGHIKGALNLHMEEEVESFLLKKPIVPVDEAKRVIIIFHCEFSSERAPRMCRFLREKDREVNGTDYPKLHYPELYILKGGYKEFFPKFKKNPHKKNKLPSGEFFHWSLWLVLRTVKAGHVAVDIDCTKLELLGITDFLP, translated from the exons ATGAGTGGGGTCACCAGTCCCCCCAGGCAGCCGTGTAGGAGCTCGAGCTCCGGCCGCAGCCCGGgcagacagcagcagcagcagcagcagctggCCCCCCTCCCTCTGGAGAAAGGCCGCTCGTGTAAAGCCCTGTTCTCGTCCGAGCCCCCGGTGCTGTCGCCGGTCACCAACCTGGCTCTCAACATGGTCAACCTGAGTGGCCTGGGCAG TAATTGCGATACCCCGAAACGCAGGCCGAGTGGAGCCGTGTTACTGAAGACGCTCTCATCCGATTCTGATGCAG GGCTTTGTATGGATTCCCCAAGTCCAATGGATGAAAAGGCAATCAATGAAAC GTTTGAAAAGGCAATATTAGAATCTGGAAAAGTGAACACTAA aaaaatcCCCATAAGAAGAATAAACTCCCTTCCG ATGAGGCTTCTAGGATCAAGTCCTGCATTGAAGTCAAGCCAGTGCAATTCTCTGGATTCAGAAGTATTTCATGAAGGAAGTGGTACCCCCTCTACTGAAGAAAACAAAGAAAAC GAAGGATTTGAGTTCAAAAAGCCAGTTCATCCAGTTTCTCGAAACCGtctctgtaccttctctagtGGGAGCAGACAAGATCAGAGACCAAACTCTGCACCTGCATTAATG ttttCACCTAGTATAAGTGATGTGTCAACAGATGTTAGTAGTCCAATCCTTCTACGCAAATCATCACTAACCTCATCAATCGATGATGAAGATGATGGGTTTTTGGAGTTGCTTGATGAAGATATTGAG AATGATGCTGATGTACCTTCTGGCATGGCCAGTCTGCTGACTGCTCCACTCGTGGCGAGAAAAGAGATCTCTCCAGAAACTTTGGAT GAAGCTCCTCATAAATGGTCCTATGCTGATAATGTTAAATCTCCAAATCTGGCTCCTGAAATGCGGTCCATTCTCAAGCGGGTGGATAGGCCCAAAGATGAAGAGACGCCAGTGAAGAATAAACGGAGGAGAAGTCTTGCTGGCATAACAGAAGAAACAAGTGCTGAGAAAGTG AAGCAGCATTCTCTATTACGGTCAAAATCTTTCTGTGATGCTGAAATTGAGAAAGTACTCCAAATTGATGATTGCAGACGCATGATTGGAGATTTTACAAAG CCCTATATATTGCCCACTGTGGAGGGAAGACACCAAGAGTTACAATATATAACTGCAGAGATG GTAATTCAGTTGGTGAATGGGGAGTTTGATGAATTTGTTGAGCAATTCCTGCTTTTTGACTGCCGATATCCATATGAGTATGAAGGCGGGCACATTAAA GGTGCTCTTAATTTGCAcatggaggaagaggtggagagttTTCTGCTAAAGAAACCCATTGTTCCAGTTGATGAAGCTAAGCGAGTGATTATAATTTTCCATTGCGAGTTCTCATCTGAGCGAGCCCCAAGAAT GTGTCGTTTTCTGCGTGAAAAGGATCGTGAGGTGAATGGCACAGACTACCCAAAACTGCATTACCCAGAGCTATACATCCTGAAGGGTGGCTACAAGGAATTTTTCCCCAAATTTAAA